A region of Plasmodium falciparum 3D7 genome assembly, chromosome: 12 DNA encodes the following proteins:
- a CDS encoding phenylalanine--tRNA ligase, which translates to MFFSFFVCFIFVIIEFIESYKKNPQISDIYFRKLNKNYHIKDDIINYNRFKYVYKIKNHPLNEIKEEVLNFLKKKTSFYLVYNKCPLYYKNLCFKEILIRDTNETTSIKNNFYFSHDYLYIPQATSLFPYIYDLLKNNNKQNIQKCNDTIYVRNNPYSENTPNNNIDVNNNIEKKQDNYINKEIVENNNVHIINNSNILNKQRDNFCIISNIFRKDNIDKLHFPFFNQMDIYFKITNELVHKKKQLVYFLCELLSNIFGPNYKWRIRKDSFDFTTHSLQAEVFHNNKWIEILGSGILKSKIIFNKKKKYEINDYLAVGIGLDRIAMIKWDIDRIRDLYLYIYNTEKNIYSVEQHNEKDKCSQHISNDIFNKNINEYINHNDSYNHNNVKNYFLKNKKNENQNDKHQDENILLSSPKLEGQKLRHNLLTHIKQKMHIQQKQKIINMPHEEVLYFSNLYNIKDEQRDLSFYSNEQWNNDDFIKNIMELKNIKNLHFLKTVYLFDIFLNEQSKKTSYAYKFIYTPTTNIKEQHVFKNHVKELHEQIITQITKMYNIIIR; encoded by the exons AtgtttttttccttctttgTTTGTTtcatatttgttattattgaaTTTATAgaaagttataaaaaaaatccaCAGATCAgcgatatatattttagaaagcttaataaaaattatcatataaaagatgatataataaattacaatagatttaaatatgtttacaaaataaagaatcatccgttaaatgaaataaaagaagaggtattaaattttttaaaaaaaaaaacatctttttatttagtatataataaatgccCACTTTATTATAAGAATTTATGTTTTAAAGAAATACTTATAAGAGATACAAACGAAACAActtcaataaaaaataatttctatttttctcatgattatttatatattcctcaAGCTACCTCTTTATTTCCATacatatatgatttattaaaaaataataacaaacagaatatacaaaaatgtaaTGATACAATATATGTAAGAAATAATCCGTATAGTGAAAATACacctaataataatattgatgtaaataataatatagaaaaaaagcaagataattatattaataaagaaatcgttgaaaataataatgtacatataataaataattcaaacatattaaataagCAAAGAGataatttttgtattatatctaatatttttaggaaagataatattgataaattACATTTCCCCTTTTTTAATCaaatggatatatattttaaaataaccaACGAATTagtacacaaaaaaaaacaacttgtatattttttgtgtGAATTATTATCCAACATCTTTGGACCTAATTATAAATGGAGAATAAGAAAAGATTCTTTTGATTTTACTACACACTCATTACAAGCAGAAGTGTTTCATAATAACAAATGGATAGAAATTTTAGGTAGTGGAATATTAAAAAgcaaaattattttcaacaaaaaaaaaaaatatgaaatcaATGATTATCTAGCTGTAGGAATAGGCTTAGATAGAATTGCTATGATAAAATGGGATATTGACAGAATAAgagatttatatttatatatttataatacagaaaaaaatatatattctgtCGAGCAacataatgaaaaagataaatgTTCACAACATATATCAAATGATATattcaataaaaatataaatgaatatattaaccATAATGACtcatataatcataataatgtaaaaaattattttttgaaaaacaaaaaaaatgaaaaccaAAATGATAAGCACCaagatgaaaatattttattaagttCCCCAAAATTGGAAGGTCAAAAATTAAGacataatttattaacacatataaaacaaaagatGCATATacaacaaaaacaaaaaattataaatatgccACATGAAgaagttttatatttttcaaatttatacaatataaaagatgaacAACGAGATTTGTCCTTTTATTCAAATGAACAATGGAACAATgatgattttataaaaaatattatggaattaaaaaacataaaaaatttacactTTTTGAAAACAGTTTAtctttttgatatatttttaaatgaacaatcaaaaaaaacaagttatgcatataaatttatttatacgcCAACAACAAATATAAAG gAACAGCACGTTTTTAAAAACCATGTAAAAGAATTACATGAACAAATAATAAcacaaataacaaaaatgtacaatataattattagataa
- a CDS encoding 60 kDa chaperonin produces MRMKRIHILLLVIFLLCLRYGYSIKKKRSPNNKNRLFINKRLKYINSKIISRRKENYVKMKMTENKVKGKDIIYGNECRNELLKGILTVSDVVKLTLGPRGRNVLLEKEYGSPLIINDGVTIAKNISLKDRKKNNGVKLMQESTNISNDKAGDGTSSTALMTATITKKGIEQVNRNHNPIPIQRGIQLASKMIIEKIKSLSTPIKTYKDILNIATIASNNDVHMGQIIANAYDKLGKNAAIILDDNADINDKLEFTEGYNFDRGIINPYLLYNENKDYIEYSNVSTLITDQNIDNIQSILPILEIFAKNKQPLCIIADDFSNEVLQTLIINKLKGAIKVVPIRAPSFGDRRKDYLKDLCIVTNSKYISADVGLDLNNLHNNMSSFDNNYLSLLGSANTLIVKKDRTSLITKEEYKKEIDERINVLKKEYEETTSKYDKEKLNERIAALSGGIAKILIGGNSETEQKERKFKYEDATNAVKSAIDIGYVPGGGVTYLEIIKSNFIQEIHKKIEEDLQISSNNDEKKYLELIGNLESEMELQKMGANIVVSSLDVITKQIADNAGVNGDNVVKIILNSKDKYGFGYDVNTNKFVNMVEKGIIDSTNVIISVIKNSCSIASMVLTTECMMVDHEKKDKGILDSSINSPNYLSKHRRTYKHKLHDDEDTDEDDEEDEDDEDDEDDEDDDDYDDEDEEDEEDEEDEDDEDDEDSMNDGYNYDE; encoded by the exons atgagaatgaaaagaattcatattttgttgcttgtaatatttttgttatgttTGCGGTATGGATATAGTATTAAGAAGAAGCGCAGTCCTAATAACAAGAATAggctttttataaataagagattgaaatatataaatagtaaGATAATAAgtagaagaaaagaaaattatgtaAAGATGAAAATGACAGAGAATAAAGTGAAGGGTAAAGACATAATATATGGAAATGAGTGTCGaaatgaattattaaaaggAATATTAACAGTATCAGATGTTGTGAAATTAACATTAGGTCCAAGAGGGAGAAATGTATTAttagaaaaagaatatgGAAGtccattaataataaatgatggAGTAACAAtagcaaaaaatatatctttaaaagatcgaaagaaaaataatggTGTAAAATTAATGCAAGAAAGTacaaatatatcaaatgatAAAGCAGGTGATGGTACAAGTTCAACAGCATTAATGACAGCAACAATTACCAAAAAAGGTATTGAACAAGTTAATAGAAATCACAACCCTATTCCTATACAAAGAGGTATACAATTAGCCTCAAAAATGattattgaaaaaattaaatcttTATCTACAcctataaaaacatataaagatatacTTAATATAGCAACCATAGCAAGTAATAATGATGTACATATGGGACAAATTATTGCTAATGCTTATGATAAATTAGGAAAAAATGCAGCCATCATATTAGATGATAATGCTGATATTAATGACAAATTAGAATTTACTGAAGGTTATAATTTTGATAGAGGAATTATTAATccatatcttttatataatgaaaataaggaTTATATTGAATATTCTAATGTATCCACTTTAATAACAGATcaaaatattgataatattcAATCCATTTTACCAATTCTTGAAATATTCGCTAAAAATAAACAACCATTGTGTATTATAGCTGATGATTTTAGTAATGAAGTCTTGCAGACCTTGATCATAAACAAGTTAAAGGGCGCAATAAAAGTG gtTCCTATAAGAGCTCCATCATTTGGTGATAGAAGAAAAGACTATCTAAAAGATTTATGTATTGTAACTAACAGTAAATACATTAGCGCAGATGTCGGTTTAGATTTAAACAATTTGCATAACAACATGAGCAGCTTTGATAATAACTATCTGTCTTTATTAGGAAGTGCAAATACACTGATAGTAAAGAAAGATAGGACTAGTTTGATAACAAAAgaggaatataaaaaagagatAGATGAACgtataaatgtattaaaaaaggaatatgaAGAAACCACttcaaaatatgataaagagAAATTAAATGAACGTATAGCAGCTTTATCAGGTGGTATTGctaaaatattaataggtGGTAATTCAGAGACTgaacaaaaagaaagaaaatttaaatatgaagATGCAACAAATGCTGTAAAAAGTGCAATAGATATTGGATATGTACCAGGAGGTGGTGTTACTTATttagaaattataaaatctAATTTCATACaagaaatacataaaaaaattgaagaaGATCTTCAAATAAGTTCAAATAATGACGAAAAGAAATATCTTGAACTAATAGGAAATTTAGAATCTGAAATGGAATTACAAAAAATGGGGGCTAATATAGTAGTTAGTAGCTTAGATGTAATAACGAAGCAAATCGCTGACAACGCAGGAGTTAATGGAGACAATGTTgtcaaaattatattaaattccAAAGATAAATATGGGTTCGGTTATGATGTTAACACAAACAAATTTGTTAATATGGTAGAAAAAGGAATAATTGATAGTACCAATGTTATTATAAgtgttattaaaaatagtTGTAGTATTGCTAGTATGGTATTAACTACTGAATGTATGATGGTAgatcatgaaaaaaaagataaaggtATTTTAGATTCTTCTATTAACTCACCAAATTATTTAAGTAAACATAGAAGAACTTATAAACATAAACTacatgatgatgaagatactGATGAAGAcgatgaagaagatgaagacgatgaagatgatgaagatgatgaagatgatgatgattatgatgatgaagatgaggAAGATGAGgaagatgaagaagatgaagatgatgaagatgatgaagattcTATGAATGACGGATACAATTAtgatgaataa